In Salvia miltiorrhiza cultivar Shanhuang (shh) chromosome 4, IMPLAD_Smil_shh, whole genome shotgun sequence, the DNA window AACAAGATTTATAGTGTATCAAAATTTAATCAActgtaaaataattataataactaCCCTCTTTTCTCATCgcatgaaataaaattataaaaccaaaagaaaaacagagatttattttttgaaaaagacACAAGACTTTCTTACAAACCAAAAAGGGCAtacgaaaaagaaaaagaaaaagaaattaaaagaaattattgTCTGAATTCCGAATCCCAGCTTTCATTCTCCATTTCTCATCTCCAATTCAACTCTCCCACTCTCGACCGACACAAAATCATCTCCGCCGTTTCGTAAAACCCATCTCAAATTCCATCCAAGATCCCATTTTTTATCAATATTTGTTCACGAATCCCTTCCCCAGATGAAGCAGAAGCCGCAATTCCAAACCCATTAATCCAATTTTCCCGAGCaattttgctcaaagaaaaccTCCCCAATTCCCGAATCCGGGCTTCTCCGGCGCAAAATTTCTCCAGCTCGGGCCGCCCGTAATCCGCCATGATAGGTCGGCTGCTCGGCCCGCGCCGGGCCCGCCAGCTGCAGCGGTTCGTGCGCAACGGTAAGCTCACAATCCTCTGCCTTTTCCTCACCGTGATAATGTTTCGCGGGTATTTGGGCGCCGGAAGATTCGGCACGCCGGAGAAGGATCTCGACGACATCCGCGAAACCCTCTCCTACATCCGCAGACGGGCCGAGCCGCGGCGGGTTCTCGAGGAGGCTTTAATGGCGGCTCAAGGGGAGCTGAAATCAGCCGAGAATGCGGCAGCTGGGAGCAACAATTATACCGATTTTGATATCAGTAAGATTTTTAGGGATGAGGATGATGGCGTTGAGGAATTTCGGCGCGATCCCTCTCAGCCGTATAGCCTCGGCCCGAAGATTTCGAATTGGGACGAGCAGCGGGCCGAGTGGCTGGAAAGAAACCCTAAATTCCCCAACTTTTCAGGTCGGattaataaacctagggttctattGGTCACGGGTTCGTCGCCGAAGCCGTGTGAGAATCCGGTGGGGGATCATTACCTGCTGAAGTCGATCAAGAATAAGATTGATTACTGCAGGCTTCATGGGATTGAGATTTTTTACAACATGGCATTGTTGGATGCTGAAATGTCTGGTTTTTGGGCTAAGCTGCCATTGATTAGGAAGCTCTTGCTGTCTCACCCTGAGGTGGAGTTTCTATGGTGGATGGACAGCGATGCCATGTTTACGGACATGGCGTTTGAGCTGCCGTGGGAGAGGTACAAGGACGTGAATCTCGTGATGCACGGCTGGGACGAGATGATCTATGATCAGAGGAATTGGATTGGGTTGAACACCGGCAGTTTCTTGCTGAGGAACTCCCAGTGGTCTTTGGACATTCTTGACACGTGGGCGCCCATGGGGCCGAAGGGGAAGGTCAGGGAGGAGGCCGGGAAGGTCTTGACGAGGGAGCTCAAGGACAGGCCGGTGTTTGAGGCCGATGATCAGTCTGCAATGGTGTACATCTTGGCCTCGCAGAAGGAGAAGTGGGCTGACAAGGTCTACCTTGAGAGCGCGTATTATCTGCACGGTTATTGGGGGATTCTGGTGGATAGGTACGAGGAGATGATCGAGAGCTACCACCCCGGTTATGGTGATCATAGGTGGCCTCTCGTGACACATTTTGTGGGCTGCAAGCCTTGTGGGAAGTTCGGGGATTACCCCGTTGAGCGCTGCTTGAAGCAGATGGATCGAGCGTTCCACTTTGGGGATAACCAGATCCTGCAGATGTATGGATTCATTCATAACTCTCTCGGCAGTAGGAAGGTGAGGCGGATAAGGAACGAGACGAGCAATCCTCTCGCGGT includes these proteins:
- the LOC131020986 gene encoding xyloglucan 6-xylosyltransferase 2-like, coding for MIGRLLGPRRARQLQRFVRNGKLTILCLFLTVIMFRGYLGAGRFGTPEKDLDDIRETLSYIRRRAEPRRVLEEALMAAQGELKSAENAAAGSNNYTDFDISKIFRDEDDGVEEFRRDPSQPYSLGPKISNWDEQRAEWLERNPKFPNFSGRINKPRVLLVTGSSPKPCENPVGDHYLLKSIKNKIDYCRLHGIEIFYNMALLDAEMSGFWAKLPLIRKLLLSHPEVEFLWWMDSDAMFTDMAFELPWERYKDVNLVMHGWDEMIYDQRNWIGLNTGSFLLRNSQWSLDILDTWAPMGPKGKVREEAGKVLTRELKDRPVFEADDQSAMVYILASQKEKWADKVYLESAYYLHGYWGILVDRYEEMIESYHPGYGDHRWPLVTHFVGCKPCGKFGDYPVERCLKQMDRAFHFGDNQILQMYGFIHNSLGSRKVRRIRNETSNPLAVRDELGLLHPAFKAVKV